In Dyadobacter subterraneus, a single genomic region encodes these proteins:
- a CDS encoding Rpn family recombination-promoting nuclease/putative transposase translates to MQQSYPTPGRFIDPLTDFGFKRLFGNEPNKEILIDFLNQLFLGQKAIQDLTYSQTELYGDNEDSKRAIFDLLCTGDNGEQFIVEMQRGRQDFFKERAIFYTSRLISEQLPKGNKWGYKLKEVYFIALLEFTLEENTDEQYLHDLCLMDKQTKKIFYDKLEYKFIELPKFTKTENELLTDLDRWPFLLKNLVKMDKMPLFMRKSVFEKVFKIAEINNLNKEERMSYDSSLKAKWDYENVLDYAVKTAVKSAVKTADEKAREESKVEFVKNLLKNTDFTAIKIAMLAEVTEQLVIDIKNQLNEKN, encoded by the coding sequence ATGCAGCAATCTTATCCTACCCCGGGTCGGTTTATCGATCCTTTGACAGATTTCGGTTTTAAAAGATTATTCGGAAACGAACCAAATAAAGAAATCCTAATTGACTTTCTTAATCAATTATTTCTTGGACAAAAAGCAATTCAGGACTTAACTTACAGTCAGACTGAACTTTACGGAGATAATGAAGATTCAAAAAGAGCGATCTTTGATCTGTTGTGCACAGGCGATAATGGTGAGCAGTTTATTGTTGAAATGCAACGTGGAAGACAAGATTTTTTCAAGGAACGAGCCATTTTTTACACTTCGCGTCTTATTAGCGAGCAGCTTCCCAAAGGAAATAAATGGGGTTATAAATTGAAAGAAGTTTATTTCATTGCTCTGTTGGAATTCACTCTGGAAGAAAATACCGACGAACAATATCTGCACGATTTGTGTTTAATGGATAAGCAGACAAAGAAAATATTTTACGACAAGCTGGAATATAAATTCATCGAATTACCTAAATTTACAAAGACAGAAAACGAATTATTAACCGATCTTGATCGCTGGCCGTTTTTGTTAAAGAATCTTGTGAAGATGGACAAAATGCCTCTGTTCATGAGAAAAAGTGTTTTTGAAAAAGTATTTAAAATAGCAGAAATTAATAATTTAAACAAGGAAGAGCGTATGTCATACGATTCAAGTTTAAAGGCAAAATGGGATTATGAGAATGTTCTTGACTATGCGGTCAAAACCGCTGTAAAGAGTGCTGTAAAAACAGCCGATGAAAAAGCGCGTGAGGAAAGTAAGGTTGAATTCGTTAAAAATCTTTTAAAAAATACCGATTTTACGGCTATAAAAATCGCCATGTTGGCAGAAGTTACTGAGCAACTGGTAATAGATATCAAAAATCAGTTGAACGAAAAGAATTAA
- a CDS encoding amidohydrolase yields the protein MTPAKIDALKTELTKEIDKQQKMTQEMVDMVFSFGELGFQETETSKYLTDILQKNGFTIEHGISGIPTAWTAKWGSGKPVIAVGSDIDCIPKASQKPGVSYHDPIIEGAPGHGEGHNSGEPLNITAVLALKKIMEREKIPGTIMLWPGVAEELVGTKAYFIRDGYFKDVDACIFTHVGNNMTVSYGDAGNNGLVSVLFKFEGQAAHAGGAPWRGKSALDAVELMNIGWNYHREHMETTQRSHYVIKDGGDQPNVVPSKASVWYYFRERSYPRIMQNYKDGIRIAEGAAMMTDTKMTYEVYGSAWPGHFNKAIAETMYENIKAVGLPKWSEEDQILAKAAQKEQGNSEGGSAETKGLATTLAALIKPIPITDPGSGGSDDIADISWNLPTVVLRYPANIPGLPGHHWSNAIAMATPIAHKGVTAGAKVEAMTLLDMFVKPEVIKNAKAYFTDVQTKDVKYEAIISKTDKPAIRLNEKIMEEFRPEMKKYYYDPSKFATYLEQLGIKYPTVKETKSGGTGE from the coding sequence ATGACACCGGCAAAAATTGACGCACTAAAAACGGAGCTGACCAAAGAAATTGATAAGCAGCAAAAAATGACGCAGGAGATGGTAGACATGGTATTCAGTTTCGGAGAACTTGGTTTTCAGGAAACGGAAACATCAAAATACCTGACTGATATTTTGCAAAAGAACGGTTTTACAATTGAACACGGAATTTCCGGAATACCAACTGCCTGGACTGCAAAATGGGGTTCAGGAAAACCGGTGATCGCGGTTGGAAGTGATATAGATTGTATTCCAAAAGCATCTCAAAAACCTGGTGTTTCTTATCATGACCCGATTATTGAAGGTGCGCCTGGTCATGGAGAAGGTCATAATTCCGGTGAACCGTTAAACATTACTGCGGTTTTGGCTTTGAAAAAAATAATGGAACGTGAGAAAATTCCGGGGACTATCATGCTTTGGCCAGGTGTTGCGGAGGAATTGGTTGGTACGAAAGCCTATTTCATTCGTGATGGTTATTTCAAAGATGTCGACGCTTGTATTTTCACACACGTTGGAAATAACATGACGGTTTCCTATGGTGATGCCGGGAATAATGGTCTGGTTTCCGTTTTGTTCAAATTTGAAGGACAGGCGGCTCACGCCGGTGGTGCGCCATGGCGTGGGAAAAGTGCTTTGGATGCGGTTGAATTGATGAATATTGGCTGGAATTATCACCGCGAGCATATGGAAACCACGCAGCGTTCACATTATGTTATAAAAGATGGTGGCGATCAGCCAAATGTGGTACCTTCCAAAGCTTCGGTGTGGTATTATTTCCGTGAAAGATCTTATCCGAGAATTATGCAGAATTATAAAGACGGAATAAGAATTGCCGAAGGAGCCGCAATGATGACAGATACCAAAATGACCTACGAAGTGTACGGAAGTGCGTGGCCGGGACATTTCAACAAAGCGATTGCGGAAACAATGTATGAAAATATCAAGGCCGTAGGTTTGCCAAAGTGGAGTGAAGAAGATCAGATTCTGGCAAAAGCTGCACAAAAAGAACAGGGAAATAGTGAAGGCGGATCAGCGGAAACGAAAGGATTGGCTACAACGTTGGCTGCTTTGATCAAACCAATTCCGATCACAGATCCGGGAAGCGGCGGTTCGGATGATATCGCTGATATTTCCTGGAATCTGCCGACAGTTGTTTTGCGATATCCTGCCAACATTCCTGGTTTGCCTGGGCATCACTGGTCTAATGCAATTGCGATGGCAACGCCGATTGCGCATAAAGGCGTAACAGCCGGAGCGAAAGTGGAAGCGATGACTTTGCTGGATATGTTTGTGAAACCGGAAGTAATTAAAAACGCAAAAGCATATTTCACAGATGTCCAAACAAAAGATGTGAAATACGAAGCGATCATTTCAAAAACCGACAAACCAGCCATTCGCCTGAATGAAAAGATTATGGAAGAATTTCGTCCAGAGATGAAAAAATACTATTACGATCCATCCAAATTCGCTACGTATCTTGAACAGCTTGGAATTAAATATCCAACAGTAAAAGAAACAAAAAGCGGAGGAACGGGGGAATAA
- a CDS encoding ABC transporter permease, translating into MNPFQISWKSLLYNKWTFFLNVLLIAFGTGILTLLLIGTTQIGDKLRGNAKGIDLVVGAKGSPLQLILSSIYFIDFPTGNISLADAQQLAKNPMVKRAVPLALGDNYFGYRIVGTDSGYINLYQLKLASGKFWEKDFEVVIGSEVARNRKLKVGDTFHGSHGLTSGEEGTHEGRPNRVTGILEPTGNTTDNLILTNISTIWNIHGIEAGEQNDKREITSLLIQYKSRMAMIVLPMFVNKSTSMQAASPAKESARLFSLIGVGVETMQWFAVSLMFISGISVFVSLYNYLKENMYDMAIMRVMGASQFRLFLIIILEGIILTTIGSLLGIILGHFTLELIGHFQDSSQAKLTGFFFVPDEFYLIVGGLIIGILASILPAVQAYSTDISKTISKG; encoded by the coding sequence ATGAATCCATTTCAGATAAGTTGGAAAAGCCTGTTATACAATAAGTGGACATTTTTTCTGAATGTACTGCTTATCGCTTTTGGAACAGGTATCCTGACTTTACTTTTAATCGGAACAACACAGATCGGAGATAAATTGAGAGGGAATGCGAAAGGAATTGATCTGGTGGTAGGAGCTAAGGGAAGTCCGTTGCAGCTTATTCTGAGTAGTATTTATTTTATTGATTTTCCAACCGGAAATATCTCTTTGGCAGACGCGCAGCAACTGGCGAAAAATCCAATGGTCAAACGTGCGGTTCCGTTAGCTTTGGGTGATAATTATTTTGGTTACAGGATTGTGGGTACGGATAGCGGTTATATCAATTTGTATCAGTTGAAGCTTGCGAGCGGTAAGTTTTGGGAAAAGGATTTTGAAGTGGTTATAGGTTCAGAGGTCGCAAGAAACAGAAAATTGAAAGTTGGTGATACTTTTCATGGCTCACATGGACTGACTTCCGGCGAAGAGGGCACCCACGAGGGGCGCCCCAACCGGGTCACCGGAATTTTGGAGCCGACTGGAAATACGACTGATAATCTTATTCTTACCAATATTTCAACAATCTGGAATATTCATGGAATTGAAGCTGGCGAGCAGAATGATAAAAGAGAAATTACTTCTCTTTTGATACAATACAAATCCCGGATGGCGATGATTGTGCTTCCTATGTTTGTCAATAAATCTACATCGATGCAGGCAGCTTCACCGGCAAAAGAAAGTGCCAGGCTATTTTCCTTAATTGGTGTTGGGGTTGAAACGATGCAATGGTTCGCTGTAAGTCTGATGTTTATTTCGGGTATCAGTGTTTTTGTAAGTTTGTACAACTACCTGAAAGAGAACATGTATGACATGGCAATTATGCGTGTGATGGGTGCCTCCCAGTTCCGGCTTTTTCTGATTATTATTCTGGAAGGAATAATTCTGACAACAATTGGATCGCTGCTAGGTATTATTCTTGGCCATTTTACACTGGAACTCATTGGTCATTTTCAGGATTCGTCGCAGGCAAAACTAACAGGATTCTTTTTTGTGCCGGATGAATTCTATCTCATTGTCGGAGGATTAATAATCGGGATTTTGGCTTCCATTTTACCCGCTGTTCAGGCTTACAGCACTGATATTTCCAAAACTATTTCGAAAGGTTAA
- a CDS encoding ABC transporter ATP-binding protein: MLQLKSVSHTYNGNEVLNFRDWNIQRGENWLLLGESGSGKTTLLHILTGIIKPTKGQVIIKETDLYKLSSRELDRFRGRNIGLVFQQPHLIKSLTLEENLKLAQTFAKLPEDKMRIEEVLTELGIVQKMKSFPSELSQGQLQRASIARAVLNKPALLIADEPTSSLDNKNTKAVINLLLKLSESSNSTLIISTHDDRVKEAFAKEYVL; the protein is encoded by the coding sequence ATGCTTCAACTAAAATCCGTTTCCCATACCTACAATGGAAATGAAGTTCTGAATTTCAGAGACTGGAATATTCAGCGTGGAGAAAACTGGCTTTTGCTTGGGGAATCGGGAAGTGGAAAAACGACGCTTTTGCATATCCTGACTGGGATTATAAAACCTACGAAAGGTCAGGTTATTATTAAGGAAACAGATTTGTATAAACTTTCCAGTCGCGAACTGGACCGTTTTCGGGGTAGAAATATCGGTCTGGTTTTTCAACAGCCGCATTTGATCAAAAGTCTGACCTTGGAAGAAAATCTGAAACTGGCTCAGACTTTTGCAAAACTTCCTGAGGATAAAATGCGAATTGAAGAGGTTTTGACAGAATTAGGAATTGTTCAAAAAATGAAAAGTTTTCCATCCGAGTTAAGTCAGGGACAATTGCAGCGCGCTTCTATCGCCAGAGCTGTTTTGAACAAACCGGCCTTACTGATAGCTGATGAACCTACTTCGAGTCTGGATAATAAAAATACAAAGGCGGTAATTAATCTGCTTTTGAAACTCTCCGAATCCTCAAATTCAACGTTAATTATTTCTACCCACGACGACCGGGTAAAGGAAGCTTTCGCAAAGGAATATGTACTTTAA
- a CDS encoding zinc-dependent metalloprotease produces the protein MKLTFNALAVLLAAGTLSYAQNPAGNTAPAKPMATPATFASVIQGLKKYDGFFNFYYDEKTGKVFLEVDKLDKEFLYFSSLTDGVGSGGPERGQASSAIAKFVKVGPKILLVEPVYNYRAITQNPDEKKAVENNFAKSVIWGFVPVAVEGEKMLIDITPFIVRDSQNIASRLGVRRAAGPVSVSQPAGGGGVYKMDETRSVLYIDNTKNFPKNTEFEALITFTGGNPSTSFFGGGGGLAPDPSAITVNMHQSFVELPDDKYKSRKFDTRSAFGQFSYMDFSAPMDQPINKRFIRRHRLEKKNPGSAPSEAIKPIVYYIDRGAPAPVKAALIEGGAFWNQAFEAAGYKNAFQVKELPEGADPMDIRYNVVNWVNRNGSPRGFSYGMSFIDPRTGEIIKGVVTLGSDRHRQDYLIAEGLLQPYEDGKPVPTAMKELALARIRQLSAHEIGHTLGFNHNFAASPKDRSSVMDYPFPKFSLKSDGTVDISDSYAKGIGTWDKRAVMWGYTEFPKGTDEDAALEKIMQETLKQGFIYIPDIGGNAHPTSHQWDDGSNPIDQMTNIMTVRRKVLDNFSEKAIQKGEPMATLEEVLVPIYLLHRYQIEAVAKSVGGLYFTHAVKNDGQVITRMVEPKEQWRALESLLNTISPEALALPEGLIKKIPPRPTGYPSTQETFTGHTGPTFDPIAAAEMAAGTTLSYLFSSERAARLIEYNARDENQPGLMPVIDKIVEKTWKAPVVTGYKGELQTLVNNLSLKYLLTLAADSKAPENVRGETLLKVEELGQWMKDKMASATPKQKANILFGLSQIEEFHKNPDKFEPATVLEMPPGAPIMGLMDFMGCSQSFSRE, from the coding sequence ATGAAATTAACCTTTAATGCATTAGCCGTTCTGCTGGCCGCCGGGACTTTATCCTATGCCCAGAATCCGGCTGGAAATACTGCTCCGGCCAAACCGATGGCAACACCTGCAACCTTTGCTTCGGTGATTCAGGGATTGAAAAAATACGATGGTTTTTTTAATTTTTACTATGACGAAAAGACTGGAAAAGTATTTCTGGAAGTAGATAAGCTCGACAAAGAATTTCTCTATTTCTCATCACTGACAGATGGAGTAGGCAGCGGCGGACCGGAACGTGGACAAGCATCCTCTGCGATTGCAAAATTTGTAAAAGTTGGCCCCAAAATACTTCTAGTTGAACCTGTTTATAATTATAGAGCGATCACGCAAAATCCGGATGAAAAAAAGGCGGTTGAAAATAACTTTGCCAAATCTGTTATCTGGGGATTTGTTCCGGTGGCAGTGGAAGGTGAAAAAATGCTGATCGACATCACGCCTTTTATCGTTCGCGACAGTCAGAATATTGCTTCACGTTTAGGTGTTAGAAGAGCAGCCGGACCTGTTTCTGTTTCTCAACCTGCTGGTGGCGGTGGCGTTTACAAAATGGATGAAACCCGTTCGGTTTTGTATATTGACAACACTAAAAACTTTCCGAAAAATACAGAATTTGAAGCTTTAATTACCTTCACAGGAGGAAATCCAAGTACGAGTTTTTTTGGTGGCGGAGGCGGATTGGCACCAGATCCAAGTGCGATTACGGTAAATATGCACCAATCCTTTGTTGAATTGCCGGATGATAAATACAAGTCGCGGAAATTTGATACCCGTTCTGCTTTTGGCCAGTTCAGTTATATGGATTTTTCCGCGCCGATGGATCAGCCGATTAACAAAAGATTCATCAGACGGCACCGACTTGAAAAGAAAAATCCGGGTTCAGCACCTAGCGAGGCAATAAAACCAATCGTTTATTACATCGACAGAGGCGCACCAGCCCCGGTAAAAGCGGCCTTAATTGAAGGAGGAGCTTTCTGGAATCAGGCTTTTGAAGCGGCAGGTTATAAAAATGCTTTCCAGGTAAAAGAACTTCCGGAAGGAGCTGATCCAATGGATATTCGATACAACGTTGTTAACTGGGTGAATCGTAACGGAAGTCCACGCGGATTTTCTTACGGAATGTCATTTATCGATCCGCGAACAGGAGAAATTATAAAAGGTGTGGTAACGCTTGGTTCTGATCGTCACCGTCAGGATTATCTGATTGCGGAAGGTTTACTGCAACCCTATGAGGATGGAAAACCTGTTCCAACGGCTATGAAAGAATTGGCACTTGCCCGGATCCGTCAACTTTCGGCCCATGAAATTGGCCACACCTTGGGCTTCAACCACAACTTCGCCGCAAGTCCGAAAGATCGTTCTTCGGTGATGGATTATCCTTTTCCAAAATTTTCTTTAAAATCGGATGGAACTGTTGACATTTCTGACTCTTATGCAAAAGGAATCGGAACCTGGGATAAACGCGCCGTAATGTGGGGTTATACTGAATTCCCAAAAGGAACGGATGAAGATGCTGCTTTGGAAAAAATCATGCAGGAAACGCTGAAACAAGGATTTATCTATATTCCGGATATTGGTGGAAACGCGCATCCAACTTCTCACCAATGGGACGATGGTTCAAACCCTATTGACCAAATGACCAATATCATGACGGTCAGAAGAAAGGTTCTGGATAATTTCTCTGAAAAAGCCATTCAAAAAGGGGAACCGATGGCAACATTGGAAGAGGTTTTGGTACCCATTTATTTGCTGCATCGTTACCAGATTGAAGCTGTGGCGAAATCAGTAGGCGGATTGTATTTTACCCATGCTGTAAAAAATGACGGTCAGGTGATAACCAGAATGGTAGAGCCAAAAGAGCAATGGAGAGCGCTGGAATCTTTGCTTAATACAATTTCTCCCGAAGCACTGGCATTGCCGGAAGGTTTGATCAAAAAAATTCCTCCGCGACCAACAGGTTATCCATCAACGCAGGAAACTTTTACAGGTCATACAGGCCCCACTTTCGATCCGATTGCAGCAGCAGAAATGGCAGCAGGAACTACACTTTCCTATTTATTCAGTTCAGAACGTGCAGCGCGTTTGATAGAATATAACGCGAGAGATGAAAACCAGCCGGGACTAATGCCGGTAATTGATAAGATTGTAGAAAAAACCTGGAAAGCTCCGGTTGTAACGGGATATAAAGGCGAACTACAAACACTGGTGAACAATCTTTCCTTAAAGTATTTGCTAACGCTGGCTGCGGATTCCAAAGCACCGGAAAATGTAAGAGGAGAAACGCTTTTGAAGGTAGAAGAATTGGGTCAATGGATGAAAGATAAAATGGCATCGGCAACGCCGAAGCAAAAGGCAAATATTCTTTTCGGTCTTTCCCAAATTGAAGAATTTCACAAAAATCCGGATAAGTTTGAGCCTGCAACGGTACTGGAAATGCCGCCAGGCGCTCCAATTATGGGATTAATGGATTTTATGGGCTGTTCTCAAAGTTTTAGTCGGGAATAG
- a CDS encoding outer membrane beta-barrel family protein — translation MKIRKLLQKLLLSALGILCTCTTNFAKTSFKTYIISGFVSDSTTQKKLDFITVNLLSEKGIPVKADYTKSDGSFSFSALQPLKYSVVLVGVGYKKKTVLVDLTDSTKLNSDLGILFLTPQTVGLKEVTVTAMKQIVKQEVDRISYDLQADPESKVYSVLDMMRKVPLLSLDADNNILMKGNSDFKILINGKPSSMVERNYKEILRTMPASSIERIEVITTPPAKYDAEGLAGIINIITNKKLDNGYNGSVNVSERFPSGGPGFGGSFSAKIGKLGMSALGGASIYKSPQIINSTSRNTFGDENTFLQQNGTAESKNKSAYLGYEISYELDSLNLLSGQFNINGSKLNGENGQRSLLTDTETVLQKYSLENLTRTRGSGMDAALNYQKGFKADKNRLLTLSYRYFAYTNNQNSDIVITESINYDQPDYKQINDQKFSEQTFQADYVHPLKQLNIEAGFKAILRNNESDFSNLFENNETGFYEVQPGLSNKFRNDQNVFGAYNTYQYNFKKWSFKAGGRVEQTVINANFISNESKLSTHYFNIIPSLSINRKLAGSSDLNLGYTQRIQRPGIYQLNPFVDKSNPNFEKTGNPNLKPALVNDFQLGYNWSKKLSLNVGLGFTFFKNLIFPVAVYDSTTNITRTSYGNTGQARLPQGNLSINYPITKKWNFSLNTRFAYGMVRGIVNGILIKNEGLMYNLSASSGYRFEKSWRINANLNANGRGVNLQGSTNSFVSYSFSINKDFYQDKLSFSASVSNPFQKYRRNVNDSFGPDFTQSNIRRDYFRAFNFSVNYKFGRLKDSIKKNKRGIRNDDVQSGS, via the coding sequence ATGAAAATCAGAAAATTATTGCAAAAGCTATTGCTTTCTGCACTGGGAATATTGTGTACCTGCACAACAAATTTCGCGAAGACAAGCTTTAAAACTTACATAATCTCAGGATTTGTAAGCGATTCGACCACGCAGAAAAAACTGGATTTTATTACAGTCAATCTGTTATCTGAAAAGGGAATTCCGGTAAAAGCCGATTACACGAAAAGCGACGGATCTTTCTCATTTTCAGCTTTACAACCTCTAAAATATTCAGTTGTACTTGTTGGTGTTGGTTATAAAAAGAAGACAGTTTTAGTTGATCTTACTGATTCCACAAAACTCAATTCAGATCTTGGAATTTTGTTTTTAACACCTCAAACGGTAGGTTTAAAGGAAGTTACGGTAACTGCAATGAAACAAATTGTAAAACAGGAAGTTGATAGGATTTCCTATGATTTACAGGCGGATCCTGAAAGTAAAGTTTACAGCGTTCTGGACATGATGCGTAAAGTTCCGCTTCTATCGCTCGATGCCGACAACAATATTTTGATGAAAGGAAATAGTGATTTCAAGATTCTGATCAACGGAAAACCTTCCAGCATGGTAGAGAGAAATTACAAGGAAATTCTGAGAACAATGCCTGCTTCCTCTATCGAACGGATTGAGGTAATTACCACACCACCAGCGAAATATGATGCAGAAGGACTTGCCGGTATCATCAATATCATTACCAATAAAAAACTTGATAATGGTTACAATGGTTCTGTAAATGTCAGTGAACGCTTTCCAAGTGGAGGGCCAGGATTTGGCGGATCTTTTTCAGCGAAAATAGGGAAATTAGGTATGTCAGCACTTGGAGGAGCCAGTATTTACAAATCTCCTCAGATAATTAATTCCACTTCAAGAAATACTTTTGGAGATGAAAATACATTTCTACAACAAAATGGAACTGCGGAATCCAAAAATAAAAGTGCTTATCTGGGTTATGAAATTTCTTATGAACTGGACAGTCTGAATCTTCTGTCCGGTCAATTTAATATAAACGGCAGCAAGTTAAATGGAGAAAACGGGCAAAGAAGTTTGTTAACTGATACGGAGACAGTTTTACAAAAATATTCACTCGAGAATCTTACCCGTACCAGAGGTTCAGGAATGGATGCGGCACTGAACTATCAAAAGGGATTTAAGGCAGATAAAAACAGATTGTTAACATTATCATACCGTTATTTTGCCTATACAAATAATCAGAACAGCGATATTGTCATAACAGAGAGTATAAATTACGATCAACCTGATTACAAACAAATTAACGATCAGAAATTTTCCGAACAAACATTTCAGGCTGACTATGTTCATCCTTTAAAACAGTTAAATATTGAAGCTGGTTTTAAAGCGATACTGAGGAATAACGAAAGTGATTTTTCAAATCTTTTTGAGAATAACGAAACAGGATTTTATGAAGTCCAACCCGGATTAAGTAACAAGTTCAGAAATGATCAAAACGTTTTCGGAGCTTATAATACTTACCAATACAATTTCAAAAAATGGAGCTTTAAAGCAGGTGGCCGGGTTGAACAAACGGTGATCAATGCCAATTTTATTTCTAATGAATCAAAACTTTCTACACATTATTTCAACATAATTCCATCTCTTTCAATAAACAGAAAGCTGGCAGGAAGCAGCGATTTGAATCTGGGTTACACGCAAAGAATCCAGCGTCCTGGGATTTATCAGCTCAACCCTTTTGTAGACAAATCGAATCCCAATTTTGAAAAAACCGGTAATCCAAACTTAAAACCGGCACTTGTTAATGATTTTCAGCTCGGATATAACTGGTCCAAAAAACTTTCACTGAATGTTGGCTTAGGATTTACGTTTTTCAAAAACCTGATTTTCCCAGTTGCCGTCTATGATTCTACCACCAATATTACCAGAACTTCTTACGGAAATACGGGGCAAGCCAGACTGCCACAAGGAAACCTGAGCATTAATTATCCTATTACTAAAAAATGGAATTTCAGTCTTAACACAAGGTTTGCATACGGAATGGTTCGCGGCATAGTCAATGGCATTTTGATTAAAAATGAAGGGTTAATGTATAATTTATCCGCTTCTTCCGGCTACCGGTTTGAAAAATCATGGCGCATTAATGCAAACCTGAATGCTAATGGTCGTGGTGTTAATTTACAAGGATCAACAAACAGTTTTGTGAGTTATTCTTTTAGTATTAATAAAGATTTTTATCAGGATAAATTATCATTTTCAGCTTCTGTTAGCAACCCGTTTCAAAAATACCGTCGCAATGTTAATGATTCATTTGGTCCTGATTTTACACAATCTAATATTCGAAGAGACTATTTCAGAGCATTTAATTTTAGTGTAAATTATAAATTTGGGAGGTTGAAAGACTCTATTAAAAAGAACAAACGGGGTATCCGAAATGATGACGTGCAGAGTGGAAGTTAG
- a CDS encoding amidohydrolase: MSGNVMAQTKMTPAKIDALKTELTKEIEANKKFSQEMVDMVFSFGELGFQETETSKYLTDILKKNGFTIEMGIAGMPTAWTAKWGSGKPVIAIGSDIDCIPKASQKPGVSYHDPIVEGAPGHGEGHNSGQPLNITAVLALKKVMEREKIPGTIMLWPGVAEEQLGSKAYYIRDGFFKDVDACIFTHVASNLGTAYGDPGMVGMISVKFSFEGQAAHAGGAPWRGKSALDAVELMNVGWNYHREHMEPSQRSHYVITDGGDQPNVVPSKAAVWYYFRERTYPKIMDMYKDGLRIAEGAAKMTDTKMTYEVLGSAWPGHFNQPIAEAAYENIKAVGLPKWSEEDQILAKAAQKEVNSPIAEGSGLSTTLSPLGKPTAVPSGFSGGSDDIADISWNVPTIVLGYPSNIPGLPGHHWADAIAMATPIAHKGVTAGAKAEAMTLLDLFVKPEILKNAWTYFKDVQTKDTKYIPLVSATDKPAIYLNKRIMEEFRPQMKKFYYDPSKYATYMEQLGIKYPTVRDVKTPNVGK; the protein is encoded by the coding sequence ATGTCGGGTAATGTAATGGCGCAGACCAAAATGACGCCTGCAAAAATTGATGCGCTGAAAACGGAATTGACCAAGGAAATTGAAGCCAACAAAAAGTTTTCACAGGAGATGGTGGATATGGTTTTCAGTTTTGGTGAACTTGGATTTCAGGAAACAGAAACATCAAAATACCTGACGGATATTTTGAAGAAAAATGGATTTACCATAGAAATGGGCATAGCCGGAATGCCAACAGCTTGGACGGCAAAATGGGGTTCGGGAAAACCGGTTATTGCTATTGGTAGTGATATAGATTGTATTCCAAAGGCTTCCCAAAAACCAGGCGTTTCTTATCATGATCCAATTGTAGAGGGCGCTCCCGGACATGGAGAAGGCCATAATTCCGGACAGCCCTTAAATATTACGGCAGTTCTTGCTTTGAAAAAAGTAATGGAACGGGAAAAAATTCCAGGAACCATTATGCTATGGCCCGGCGTTGCGGAAGAGCAATTAGGATCCAAAGCCTATTACATCAGAGATGGATTTTTCAAAGATGTTGACGCTTGTATTTTTACGCACGTTGCCAGCAATTTAGGTACCGCATATGGCGATCCGGGAATGGTGGGGATGATTTCTGTTAAGTTTAGTTTTGAAGGACAGGCTGCTCACGCAGGTGGTGCGCCATGGCGTGGAAAAAGTGCGTTGGATGCAGTGGAATTGATGAATGTTGGCTGGAATTATCACCGCGAACACATGGAACCATCGCAGCGCTCGCATTATGTGATTACGGATGGCGGAGATCAGCCAAATGTGGTTCCTTCCAAGGCGGCGGTTTGGTACTATTTCCGGGAACGGACCTATCCTAAAATCATGGATATGTATAAAGATGGGCTCAGAATTGCAGAAGGTGCGGCGAAAATGACGGATACAAAAATGACTTACGAAGTTTTGGGAAGTGCCTGGCCAGGACATTTCAACCAGCCAATTGCCGAAGCGGCGTATGAAAATATCAAAGCGGTAGGTTTGCCAAAATGGAGTGAAGAAGATCAGATTCTGGCCAAAGCGGCTCAAAAAGAAGTAAATAGCCCGATTGCGGAAGGTTCGGGGTTAAGCACAACATTAAGTCCGCTTGGAAAGCCGACAGCCGTTCCATCTGGTTTCTCTGGCGGTTCCGATGATATCGCAGACATTTCCTGGAACGTGCCTACGATTGTTCTGGGTTACCCTTCAAACATTCCCGGATTACCTGGTCATCATTGGGCTGACGCAATTGCTATGGCAACGCCGATTGCGCATAAAGGTGTAACAGCTGGCGCCAAAGCGGAAGCGATGACTTTGCTTGATCTTTTTGTAAAACCGGAAATTTTGAAAAATGCCTGGACGTATTTTAAAGACGTACAAACGAAGGATACCAAGTACATTCCGTTGGTTTCAGCAACGGACAAACCTGCGATTTATCTGAATAAAAGGATTATGGAAGAATTTCGTCCTCAGATGAAAAAATTCTATTACGATCCTTCCAAATATGCTACTTACATGGAACAGCTTGGGATAAAATATCCGACCGTTCGTGATGTGAAAACACCCAATGTTGGGAAATAA